The following proteins come from a genomic window of Pelagicoccus sp. SDUM812003:
- a CDS encoding PIN domain nuclease, with product MTIVDTSVWIDFLEGGEHWTKERLKEKLGDRESLLYTEMILLEIIQGIRSREGRERIEKEFSTLVLASQKRSTTLLAAEIYQELQRKGFRIRSIIDCLIAATAIETGATVLHKDRDFEVIASHYPVITEKK from the coding sequence ATGACGATTGTCGATACGAGTGTCTGGATCGACTTTTTGGAAGGCGGCGAACATTGGACTAAAGAGAGACTCAAAGAGAAGCTCGGGGACAGAGAATCCCTACTCTACACTGAAATGATCCTCCTCGAAATCATCCAAGGCATCAGAAGCAGAGAAGGAAGAGAGAGAATAGAGAAGGAGTTCAGTACCCTTGTTCTAGCCTCTCAGAAACGATCCACGACATTGCTGGCAGCTGAGATATACCAGGAGCTTCAGAGAAAAGGTTTCAGGATTAGAAGCATCATCGATTGCCTGATCGCAGCGACCGCGATTGAGACAGGAGCTACCGTACTTCACAAAGATCGAGATTTCGAAGTCATCGCCAGCCATTACCCCGTAATCACAGAAAAGAAGTGA
- a CDS encoding type II toxin-antitoxin system VapB family antitoxin, translated as MGRTNINLDDKLVSKGLKITGLRTKRELVDLALRELLRKEDQKSILALEGKFKWEGDLDELRKGRFAR; from the coding sequence ATGGGCAGAACAAACATCAACCTAGACGACAAGCTCGTAAGCAAGGGACTGAAGATCACCGGCTTACGCACGAAGCGAGAACTCGTGGATCTAGCTCTCAGAGAGCTGTTACGCAAGGAGGACCAGAAGAGCATCCTGGCGCTTGAAGGCAAATTCAAGTGGGAGGGAGATCTCGATGAACTTAGAAAGGGAAGATTCGCTAGATGA